The genomic DNA CTCCTACTCTAACTTCAGTCACTGTGTCCAAGAAGAACCAGAAGCAACCATGATGAAGTGGGCTGTCCTCCTGTGTGCCCTAGTGGCCCTCTCCGAGTGTAATACCAAGTCAGTCATGTTCTTTTCTTTGTTTTTCGGTCTTTTTTTCCTTCATATTCTGCTTATTGTTGTCAGCACCATTTCACCAGGTCAAATTCCTGGTACATGTAATTGGCAAATAATGGTGATTGCGATTGTGTGTTTTCAGAATCTCTCTGATCAAGGGGAAGACTGCCAGAGAGACCCTGATGGAGAAGGGTATATGGGAGGAGACCAGGCTGAAGTTCCCCTACAACCCTATGGCCAAGTTCTACCAGACCGGTGATGAGGCTATGACCAACGATGCTGATGTAAGGCACAGACAGAAGCAGTATGGTGATATACTGCATTAGCCTGGtgactgatcccagatctgtttttttCTCCATTGCCAATGAACATGGGAGttgtctacagtgcattcggaaagtattcagaccccttgactttttctacattttgtgtctttacagccttgttcttaaatggattatatattttttatcattatggggtattgtgtgtagattgacgagggacaAAAAacaattttatccattttagaataagactaacttaacaaaatgtggaaaaagtcaaggggtctgaatactttcctaatgcactgtagacaacgcaaacagacctgggaccaggctagtctaTTGGCTATATGATTATTGCTTCAAAAATGTCATTACATGTTGGATATTGTGACTGCATAGTTTGAACCCATTGGCTCTACTGTTTGTGTTCATGTCTTGCTTAAATTAAATGTACACTGGCATGATCAACTGAATTATGAGCTTAGAGCATATAGCCATGCTTATTGACTTGTAACTAGCTACATAGTTAGACAAATGCCTGTTTCCTCATAGTACTGTGAAATGTTCACCTGTGTGACCCTGACATccagtacatttttatttattttacctttatttaactaggcaagtcagttaagaactaattcttattttcaatgacggtctaggaacagtgggttaactgcctgttcaggggcagaacgacagattttgtaccttgtcagctcagggatttgaacttgcaacctttcggttactagtccaatgctctaaccactaggctaccctgccgccccccatGTCTGTTTCCCCGCCTCCTTGCAGTTGTCCTACTACGGCGTGATTTCCATCGGAACCCCTCCCCAGTCCTTCAACGTCATCTTTGACACGGGCTCCTCCAACCTGTGGGTTCCCTCGGTCTACTGCTCCAGCCAGGCCTGCCGTGAGTATACCGTAGGGGTATGAAGGATACTGGTGGAATTGGAGAATAGCTATATTTCCAATTGTTTCTGAGTAGTCTCTTGTGACAGAGTTGCAAAAAAAACAGTTTCATATTGAGTACCTAGCCAGAGAATGAGAGACTTTGTTGTGGGTTGAgatgagaggatgaggagagcaCCTTAAGGTTTATAGCATAACGGGATACTCTCAACACAATAAAAACATAGACTAGGATGAATGTATTTTTATATTGTCCCATTTAGAGTGTGGATTGTAGAGGGTAGCTCAATACCAATGAATAAATTCATGTTACATTTTTGCAATGGCACGGTATGTACATAATGAACACGTTCATGTTTTGAATAGAGAACCATGCCGAGTTCAACCCTTCTCAGTCCAGCACCTTCACGTGGGCCAACAAGCCTGTTTCTATTCAGTACGGAACTGGCAGCATGACTGGGCAGCTGGCATACGACACTGTTTCGGTATGGAAATGTAGCTCGCTACACATTATTATAATACATACaattacatactgtacattacataCAATACAACCCTCAAATAATCTTCCTCTCAGCACCCGCCATCCCCTAGCAGTCCCATTTTATAACATCACATGCTAAAAAAAATACACAAGTATATTAGTAACTGACTCCAGTAGAGTCAGCAAAGATTTATAATGACTATTTTAGGTACACTCAATATGGCCGCCGGTCCACACATCACCAATCAACTGAATGGGAAAACCTGTTCAAGTAGTTCTATTTCTATGGTGCCCAGTGACTGATGCCTGCTGTTCTGTTTTTCCAGGTGGGAGGTATCTCTGTGACTCAGCAGATCTTTGGTGccagtcagaccgaggctccctTCATGGCCAACATGGTTGCCGACGGTATCCTGGGCCTGGCTTTCCCCAACCTGGCGGCCTCTGGGGCCACACCAGTCTTTGACAACATGATGAGTCAGGGCCTCGTTTCCCAGAACCTCTTCTCTGTCTACCTGAGCGGGTAACATAGTAACTGCACTGTACAAATATACCTGGATGGGAGGTGGCCTTTTCTCTTAGTTGTGATATTAATATATAAGAATGTAAGAACAACCTTGTtgacctttctcctcctccaatAGAAACTCagcagagggtagtgtggtgtctTTCGGAAACATTGAGTCTAACTACTACACCGGACAGATCGCCTGGATCCCCCTGTCCTCTGAGACCTACTGGCAGATCAACATGGACAGGTAGGTACATTAGTCCACACAGAGCCTATATCCTGGTCCATATCCATACCAATATTTATGTATCATCCTTTCATGCAATCACCCACAATTCATTGGAGCAGTACATCAAATGAACATAACTACTTCAAGTCTGGAGCCTATGACTTAATCTTGCTGTGCACTTAGCAAGTTGAAGTTTATTTGCTAACGACGAAAACCCAACAGCAATAAATATGCATACAACCAAAGAGAGGAAGAACAGTTAAACTCAACTAGTATTTGTCCTTCCAGCGTTACCATCAACGGCAACACAGTGGCTTGCAGTGGTGGGTGTCAGGCTATCATAGATACCGGCACCTCCCTGATCGTTGGGCCAACCACTGACATCAACAACATAAACAGCTGGGTCGGAGCCACCACTGACCAGTATGGAGACGtgagtcactcactcactcacacactcacacactcacactcacacactctcactcacacactctcactcacacactctcactcacacactctcactcacacactctcactcactcactctcactcacacactcactcactcacacacacactcactcacacactcactcacacactcactcacacacactcacacactcactcacacacactcactcacacacactcactcacacacactcactcacacacactcactcacacacactcactcacacacactcactcacacacacactcacactgactggTACAGAGATGTTGAACTATAaggcttttcacactactgagcagAACCAAGCCGAGCCAAACCAAGCTGCCCGGCCGTGTTAGTTGTTGGAACGACCGTGCTAAAAATAATAAGTGGGAAGAGCAAATGTCTGAAACAGCATATTGTGGTTGGGACGGCAttgtagtgtgaaaagggtataaACCTTTtctcttgttgttgttttttccccctctgattAACCACAGAATAATCTATACCATGATGTTATTGTTCCTCTCCTAGGCCTCCGTGAACTGCAACAACATCCCCAACATGCCCGATGTGACCTTCACCCTCAACGGAAACGCCTTCACCATCTCTGCCTCCGCCTACACCTCCCAGGTAGTCTACTGAAACACATGTTGTTACATACAACTTATCTGACCTATCTGATCTTTAATGCTGATGCAAGCTCCTTCTTCAGAGCACCTGTACATCTGAGACTTGACCTTTCTTTTAAGATATTAGGAGCAAAGGGCCACATATAACTGactttcctcctctctgtctctatctctgtctttctctctctctatctctctatttctctctctctctctgtagaactCCAACGGCTGCATGACTGGTTTTGGTAACGGTGGAACTCAGCAGCTCTGGATCCTTGGAGATGTCTTCATCAGGCAGTACTACGCCATCTTTGACAGGCAGAACAACTATGTCGGTCTGGCCCAGGCCGCGTAAGATATCCACCGAGAGATCCACTAGATCTACAGAGATCCCAAAAGATTCTTAATGGCTAGATTTCATCTGTATCGTGAAAGTACAGTGGAATTGAAATGTTAAAGTAatttctgattgagccgacagatgcagcatttacggtgaatgcagtctctgcaaacagcgggaacattgcctttaaatttaaatTGTGCTATAGCACAGATCTTCCAAAGTCTGGATTTAATCTAGGAATAAATCTTCCAGTTATGTTATATAGGTGATTATATCACTTGGTTGGGGAAATTTTGTCAACGTACACAGCTGccaatgaataaaataaaaatgttgccTTGCAAATAAACTGTGTTTGGTTATCAACAGCTCTTTCTCCCTGAAGTGAAACTATCCTCTTGTGGAACCTCTTGATGTAAGAAAAAGGAgaggaacagaatagaatactatAGAATATTGACCTGATCATGGTGGAGGTAGGTAGGCCCAGAGTCATAGACCTGATCATGGTGGAGGTAGGTAGGCCCAGAGTCATAGACCTGAACATGGTGGAGGTAGGTAGGCCGAGAGTCATAGACCTGAACATGGTGGAGGTAGGTAGGCCCAGAGTCATAGACCTGAACATGGTGCAGGCAGGTAGGCCCAGAGTCATAGACCTGATCATGCTGGAGGTAGGTAGGCCCAGAGTCATAGACCTGAACATGGTGCAGGCAGGTAGGCCCAGAGTCATAGACCTGAACATGGTGCAGGTAGGTAGGCCCAGAGTCATAGACCTGAACATGATGCAGGCAGGTAGGCCCAGAGTCATAGACCTGAACATGGTGGAGGGAGGTAGGCCGAGAGTCATAGACCTGAACATGGTGGAGGGAGGTAGGCCGAGAGTCATAGACCTGAACATGGTGGAGGGAGGTAGGCAGGTAGGCCCAGAGTCATAGACCTGAACATGGTGCAGGCAGGTAGGCCCAGAGTCATAGACCTGAACATGGTGCAGGCAGGTAGGCCGAGAGTCATAGACCTGAACATGGTGCAGGCAGGTAGGCCCAGAGTCATAGACCTGAACATGGTGCAGGCAGGTAGGCCCAGAGTCATAGACCTGAACATGGTGCAGGCAGGTAGGCCCAGAGTTATAGACCTGAACATGGTGGAGGGAGGTAGGCCCAGAGTCATAGACCTGAACATGCTGGAGGCAGGTAGGCCCAGAGTCATAGACCTGAACATGCTGGGGGCAGGTAGGCCCAGAGTCATAGACCTGAACATGGTGGAGGGAGGTAGGCCCAGAGTCATATCATGGTGGAGGCAGGTAGGCCCAGATTCATAGACCTGAACATGGTGGGGGCAGACaggccaaaatcaaatcaaattcatttatacagcccttcttagatcaactgatatctcaaagtgctgtacagaaacccagcctaaaaccccaaacagcaagcaatgcaggtgtagaagcacggtggctaggaaaaactccctagaaaggccaaaacctaggaagaaacctagagaggaaccaggctatgaggggtggcccaAAGTAATAGATAGCCATCTCTTATAGGAtactgactagtttcccagttcctgccgctgaaaaacatccccacagcatgatgctgccaccaccatgcttcactgtagggatggagccaggtttcctccagacgtgacgcttagcattcaggccaaagagttcaatcttggtttcatcagaccagagaatcttgtttctcatggtctgagagtctttaggtgccttttactgtgccttttactgaggagtgtaactcacgtctggccacactaccataaatgattgattggtggagtgctgcagtgttgttgatccgtcctcagttttctcctgtcacagccattaaactcagtaactattttaaagttatcaatggcctcatggtgaaatccctgatcgatttccttcctctcccgcaactgagttaggaagaatgcctgtatctttgtagtgactgggtgcattgataaactatccaaagtgtaattaataacttcaccaggctcaaagggatattcaatgtctgctattTTACCAATAGGTGACCGTCTTTGCgagccattggaaaacctccctggtctttgtggttgaatctgtgtttgaaatgaactgctcgattgagggaccttagaCCTAATTGaatgtgtggtgtacagagatgaggtagtcattcaaaaatcatcttaaacactattattacacacagagtgagtccatgcaacttattatgtgacttaagtGTCATCATGTGCCTCCTCAGGTCCTTCTTGTTCTTGGAGGCAAAGCTAACGCTTCCTGTTCTTGTGAGGTCTCAGGAAGGCATGTATGACCATGTGGGTCTGAGAAAGGAATGGGACAACCATGTGACGACATGCTTTGGAAGCAATTGTGGGTCACTACTAGGTCAACACTGCCTATGTGGTAACTGTCAAAAGTCTATTGACAGCTGAGTGCTGCTTGAACATGTCCAATGAGAGCAGAGGTTTATGTTTTCCATTGCCTTATTGAACACAACCCTGGTCAGACCATGGTGTTGCACCTGACTGATGTGATTGATTGTACCCTGTATTCAGGTCCAATGCTGTCGATCTCCTATGTAGCTTTTTCCACCTGTTCCAACACACTGAAGCCTTCTGCCACCTCGTAGGCCTGGATGGCCAGCTGGGTGATCTCTCCATTCTCATTGGTCCCTGCCTCATAACCCTCCTGCACCTCCTGGACCGAATGGATCATTATTTTGGTGATTTCACACCAATGAACAGCAACAAACAGAACAGATAACAAACCCAGTGAACACCACACAACGTCACATAAAGTAAAGGTTCAGCCCGTGATAAATCAAACACTGAAAAGAATCTGCACCACACCAAATATATAATATtagaaactgggtggtttgagccctgaaggctaattggctgacagctgtggtatatcagaccgtataccctGGGTACGACCAAACAAGTATTTTTAATGCTCTAATTATGTTAGTAACCAGTTCATAATAACAATGAGGCACCTCGGGGggtattgccaatataccacggctaagggctgtatccaggcactcagcTTTGCgacgtgcctaagaacagcccttagccatggtaaaTTGTCCACATACAGCACCCCCTCGGGCCTCACTGCTTAAATGTATCATAGTAATACATGTACCTCCTGCACCAGGGTCTCGCCAGTCTCAGACACGTGAAAGGTCACAACTTTTTGTTGTGTGAGTTTCCCAACAGCAGATCCAGAGCATTCTGGGCTGACAGGTCTGAGTTTCCGGCTgtggagatgtagagagagacagagagaggctcaGTCGTGCTTCAATCATGCCTTACACATAATATACATTATATGCAAATGTTCTTATTGGGTTTGGTGGAGATCAACGGACGAATTTCTGTTGAGACAATACACTTCATTTGaaccataaaaaaacaaaaatagagacataaaaaaaggaactaaggtcagaacgtgacagatccTCCGCAAGCTAACACAGGGAACAAACTGAGTCACAGGCCTGCAGCTTTATAGCTGTATAGCTCTTCAAGCCTGTTTCCAGATCAGTTTGGGATGTCTTTCCAACtgctat from Oncorhynchus tshawytscha isolate Ot180627B linkage group LG15, Otsh_v2.0, whole genome shotgun sequence includes the following:
- the LOC112214824 gene encoding pepsin A, whose protein sequence is MMKWAVLLCALVALSECNTKISLIKGKTARETLMEKGIWEETRLKFPYNPMAKFYQTGDEAMTNDADLSYYGVISIGTPPQSFNVIFDTGSSNLWVPSVYCSSQACQNHAEFNPSQSSTFTWANKPVSIQYGTGSMTGQLAYDTVSVGGISVTQQIFGASQTEAPFMANMVADGILGLAFPNLAASGATPVFDNMMSQGLVSQNLFSVYLSGNSAEGSVVSFGNIESNYYTGQIAWIPLSSETYWQINMDSVTINGNTVACSGGCQAIIDTGTSLIVGPTTDINNINSWVGATTDQYGDASVNCNNIPNMPDVTFTLNGNAFTISASAYTSQNSNGCMTGFGNGGTQQLWILGDVFIRQYYAIFDRQNNYVGLAQAA